Below is a genomic region from Melanotaenia boesemani isolate fMelBoe1 chromosome 19, fMelBoe1.pri, whole genome shotgun sequence.
CTGTATGTGTTGGGTGACAACATGCTGATCTGAAATATGCTTTATCTGTGGACACTGCAGGGGTCGATGTGTGAGGGCTGCATGACTAAGATTAGAGATCCAGTCCTCTCCTGATACCCCCCACACCCCTGTATGCAGTGTTACACAGGGGTGGAGGTGTCAGGAAATATTCTGCTCAGCTATATTGAAATGAAACCTCTACTTCACTGTGTTTTAGAAAAGGTTGAATCAATATTTGTGTGCTATGAGGAAGTTAAAGAAAACCTCCAACTGCTcaaaagcttcagcttcatCAGCGTCTTTTGTAAACTGCCCTTGTCTGCACAATAACTGCCTTTTGTGTTGTGAATAtttgactctttttttcttattctacGTGACGTTTACTGGATATAGACTTTGGTCAAgttgattttagtttttaagtacaagaaacataaaaaaaaatcatccagaTAATCCTGACCATTCATAAGAAAGAGTGATTTAGAGAAATAAGGAATCAGGAGTGAGAATCGAAGCAGAAAATTTAAGGGTCCGTGGAGAACATTGTGCAAGGTGAGCGTTAAACTAAtgatctctcacttgaaagcgcTTGTGAGGTGTTTTTTGGTCTAGTCTGTAGAGTGGATCTGAAAACGCCAACACACATGTCTTGAGATCAAGTAACAACTCAAAAGCTGCATTTAAGTAGTGAATTGGTTAAGaaaaatagtcttttttttttcttttacaatttgtttttattatgaaacCGGTATATTTCATTTTGTGAATCTTTGAATAAATCAgtattaaaatctttaaaccTTTACTCCCTGAAAAGGCAAATAATGACAGAATATTAGAAACATCAAGGCCATCTATTTTCCAtgacgataaaaaaaaataaaaactaaaaaatacatttactttTGAAGTCAGCCTGGATGCAGAAGATGAGTTCACCCTGCTGAGATTCATACACTTAGTAGTAATAAAGCTTCAGCACACCCTAATTGTGCGAGACAGCTGTGGATGGTTTCACAGATGATTCTTCTGTTGTCTTTAGATGATGCACTCAGAATTCTGCACACATTCATAACTCCCATTTACACCCTTGGGCTATACTGAGGCACAGTTTTGTAGGTTTGGCCAGTCTGTGTGTATTACTAAGCAGGCATGCATACATGCAAGCATGGTGAAgtgaaacaagaaaagaaagggagCACTTGAAATTCAAACCTTATAAACACGAATGAAATGCATTCAAAGCTTGTCTAGTAGTGCTGCCATGAACAGATATAAACTCACAGGTTATTAATCCTAGCAGTGCTGCAACAGATTTACTGATTCTGATCTAAACTATCTATTGCATGACAGAGGgcatctcttgttttttttttttttttgctacttcAAATTTACCCACAACATGCAAACGAACCTGAGAGCAAAGGTGCAGAAACAGGAAATGAGCCATTTCCATACTGCTTCTGTTCACTTGTGATGGGACATTACcagtaaaaacataaactctCACAGTatgctttaatattttatttatcagtgaTTTTCGAAGCTTAAATTTATGTTAGTTTTGACCGAAACCTGCCAGACAGCTTTCAGTTTTTGTCTGTAGTGCTGAGGGCTTATGCTCAACAGGCATAGGTAACAGGAAATTGCAACAAAGTACTACAGTAGTGGTTCCcagctttcttctttttttttctagccctgccagatataaaaaaaaaacactctgcCTTCTCCACCATCGTCATGCTCCAAATTTATTCATCAGATTAATTTTGAGTGGATGATCAACTGCATGCAATATAGACAAAACCTGACATGCTCAGGAGTCACAAAGTGAGACAAttgaacagctttttttttctacaaaagagaaaaaaaatggcagacAGTTTTAAGCATGCTTGCAGTTCTGTCGGGAACACTCACACCACCTCCTGTAGACCGTTTAGTTGTGACAAAGTAGACCGCAAAgacacaaacaggaagtgaactaTGTCTCTGCAGTGCCTTACGCCCTAATGATTTAAGTTTCTCAGTGGGTAGGCGACTCCACTTTTCATCTGCCTGCAGTTTGCTCTGCTTTATGTCTTCATAAATGTAATGACGGAGGAGCTGATGATGTTAGAGATTATTACAAAGTAATAAGTTGCTACAAAATATTTTGGATGCATCAATTATAAGATGAAACAATCTTTCAGGATAGAAATGCATTTATACACACATGAaagaatgcacacacacaaacttgcaCGTGCACAGGCACTTACTAGGGCCATAATCAGGCTCACCATGCTAATCTCACCCCCTGGGTGAATTCATAAATCAGAGTATGAGTATAGGCCCAGCTAGCAGTAAGTCATGTGGCTGGAGATCACACTGTTATCTCTGTAATGCTGATCCTCGATTTCAGGGGCTGAAAGGTAATCTTTTTTCCTGCTGTGGGCAGGAAAATCAATAGGTGAACAGAACAGAGGTACTAGGTCACTTAAGTTGTTCAGTGTCGCCTGCTGTGTTTgtcagaatattttattattgtgttgcATTTTAACTCAGTGGGACGAAAATTGAAACTGTCCAGCTGTTGTGTCAATTTATTGCTTCTGTCCTGTGTCGTTAGATCCACAGAGAATCACAATCAAgatttaaattttctattttctatgtAGAAAGTAATACACAACAGAGGTTTTTACATGAAGCACCTTTTGCTTTAGTTTGACTAAAGTAAATCTTTTAGATATTTTCTGAATAATTAcaactttgtttatatttttttgtttgtaaaaggTGTGTCAGGTTAGGAGCTTCACCTAAAATGTTCGTCGTTCAGCTTTTCAGGGGTTGTGCACCATAAATGTGTCACCAAGGCTCAGAATGTCAGTGCTAAATTCTGCTGTAACCTGCATCTGAGTGTTAGGTGCAAATTATTTATTGAGTTTATGGGTGAGCAAACTGATtgcaaaaacagcttttaattccaacTTGTATTATCAAATCAATAGCTCCATTACTGACTAAATCCCCACCTGTGACTCCTTTCAACTTCCAGGTCAAGTTGGGAGCTTCCCGACCTTCGTGATGGCAAGATCCAGGCCATCAGTGACTCAGACGGTGTTAACTACCCTTGGTACGGCAACACAACTGAGACCTTCACCGTGGTAGGGCCCACGAAGAAGGACAGTAAATTCACTGTTAGTATGAATGACAATTTTTACCCCAGTGTAACCTGGGGAGTGCCGGTTAGCGAGAGCAACGTGCCTCAGCTTAGTAGCATCCACCGAGACCAGAGCTTTACAACCTGGCTAGTGGCCATCAATCAGGCCACCTCAGAGACACTCGTCCTGCAGACAATCCGCTGGAGGATGCGTCTTCACATTCAAGTGGACCCAGAAAAGCCGCTGAGTAAGAGGGCTGTTCTAAAGGAACCTGTGGCCCAGGAACAGCCTCAGATACTAGGCAAGAATGAGCCCATTCCCCCTAACGCCATGATTAAGCCCAACGCCAATGACGCCCAGGTGCTGATGTGGCGGCCAAAGAATGGTGACCCTGTAGTGGTCATCCCACCCAAATACTGACCTGTTCCACAGACATTGGCCTTGGGTACCTTAACAATATCATctccagtttgttttgtttcttttactcCTTCTCTTCACCAGCTCTTACTGCTTAAACTCACctttgatatttatttaactatttttgcCGCTATGTTTTTctctcatattttaaaaagactgagaaaaaaaatatgcaaatgaaaCCAGAACAAAGGAAAAGACCAGCTGTTGCTTTGAGGTTGAAGGCTCAAGCATATTTTTATAACTGGAGTGAATTAAGTGCAACCATTCTACCTTCAAACATGGGTCGGGTCTCACTGTgctaaaatgcaaaaatgatatagtttttgagttttaattttacattttggcTGTTTGAGCCAAGGGATGTAAGATTTGAGAGTGTGGAAGGGTTTTAATATGCATGGTGCATGACCAAGTCTGCACACATGCTGCACAAAGTTTGTGTATAATTACtagttgtgttttaatttaCGTGCTGGAAGAGAGTGCATTTACTTGTGTTTGATGTTGCGTTCTTTAAAAGACAAATTGGGTGACACCGTAGATTTAGTACTTTTAAGAACATGCATGACATTTAATCCATGCTGCCTTAAGTTTACATTGCTTTCCACTGCAAATATTTTAGCCTTAAACAAAGTGCAATGCAGTATTTGGTCATTTGTCCAGTTTCCCCCAGACTTTTTGGTGCTGGCGCAAGTGGGTTTAGGACAGGAACAATAGCACAGAATAAAACCCAAGActtacataaatgtttttataatcaGTTGCATTTATCTTGTAAATGTGTTGTCTAACAAGCACAAGCAGCTTTATGTGTAGAAACTGttatacaacaaaacaaataggcTGCGTTACATTTCAAGTGCATTATGCAACAGAGGAGATGCTTGTTGCAGACAAATGAACCCAACACCCATCAGAAGCACTTAGCACAATAAACCTAAGATACAGTAacatcttgaaaaaaaaaactccactgTTGACCTCATTCaagcaactttattttttgtatagGCTGTTGTAGAACTGTCTGCAGCTCTCCACCTCTGGGCCCCTTTTTActtccttcctctctcttttttatccATTCTGTCTTGCATACTCCTTATTGCTGCAGGGAGTAACTGTTTGCACAGCTCACATTGAACAATTAATACTTCTGTCAAAAGGCAGTGACTGACAGAAATGCATTTCATGCATGCATGTCTATCTGCTTTGTGCAATCctcttttactgttttttttttctacttgtttttatcattggcttctatttttttttaaaacatcttatttctacaaaattaaaaaaacaaatatttgccTCTTAtttgaaaacatatttatatttttttgtccctccctcctccatcaCTTTAAATCGTTATCTACAACAGTATTACCCCTTCTATCCCTCACTTTGTCTCCCCTGCCACCACTTCTCCTTTCTCTCACTCTTTATCTGCCGTCTAGGCTGAAAAGCTGAGCAGGAAGCATGCGAGTTTAATGCCAACTGCTCGGCTGGCATATAGATGACCCACTTCTTTTGGCTGCCAGTTGCCGCTCCGGCTCCATGTGGggctctttttattttaccccCAGCAAGCAGGCACACATGCATGAACGAACAACTCCGATCAGCGAAATATCATCACCTCGAAAACATGACTCCCATTTAACTAGAAATCTTGGAGAGAAAGCTAAAAACCTCTTTTGAAAACAAACTGAGAGAAGCTGAATTTGGCATCACGGTTTTTAATTTCCTCTTCATGGAAGGTCAAAAATATTGATTGTGTACAGCTGTTTGATTTAGGATGCTACAAAACAGTTCAATTTTCactctctctgtgtgtttgacTCTAACTGAAGAGGTGATTTATTTACAAATCTGATCTGCTTATGTACTGAACATGTTAGATCACCTCCAGCTGTTCCAGTGTATAAACACAACCTCATAATCAGTCAGGTAACCCATTAGCTATATAGTCTAGTGATCAAGTCAAACTCAATATTTCGGTAAACCCAGCAGACATCTAACTGCTAGCTGAGACATTTTCTTCAAAATTTTCAGCAAAATGCAGATCACCTTTTAAAGGATTCATAGAGATAATCATTGATTCATTCAGAAACAATCATACATGTCTTGCTCTCCATCGTGTGGTCACAGCCACACAAAGACAATTGTCAGTATTACGCAAGCAAAAGAGAGCTTTGCCCCCTGAGATTCTGCTTGTTTGCAGGGGTCCACCCTTTCATTGGCTGATTAGTGTTGGTTCAAGCCTTTTGGTAGGAATTTAATAAGAATTTGTACCAAGTCTCTTAAGAAATggtataaatatttatattcacTATCCCAGTTAGAAGAGAAGTTATCTGCAGTCAACAGTTAGTTTACAGTAGAGTAGCACAAAGATGGAATAGCGAGGAAACAGCTACCCTACGCTGCTTAAAAGTGACAGAATTCCCCACTTAAAACTCATTAATTAGTGCACTTTGCTTTACTGAAATGGATTCCCATAATTCAAAAATGTGTGCACAGTAGGATGGCaatctctcaaaactctgcagAGTAAGCACTTAATTTGCTCAGCACACCAATCAGATGACATGAGGTAAATTGTTACTACATTCTAAGCTCATACATGGCAGACATTCATGCTTGGCTTGAGTGTGTCATTGTGCCAAGCCAAGTCATAGGACCACATGGTGAAGGGTGAAAGAGAAAGGAACTAGGAGGCTACTAGGGGACTGCTGTCATAATTAGATCTGCTGTGACACACTTTCTGATGCCCTATATGGACTGAAGTGTGCCAGCTAGTGTCACGGTCAAGGCTTAAGTGAGGTCAAATGGCAAAGTTGAGAGACTGTCACAGTCCTTA
It encodes:
- the fam78ab gene encoding family with sequence similarity 78 member Ab isoform X2, with translation MGCIQSIRCKPKSFRDSIIVLELNTSIDSSPTSIDEASSVVLRYRTPHFRANARILVPPVATKETWTIGWIQACNHMEFFNTYGDKGMSSWELPDLRDGKIQAISDSDGVNYPWYGNTTETFTVVGPTKKDSKFTVSMNDNFYPSVTWGVPVSESNVPQLSSIHRDQSFTTWLVAINQATSETLVLQTIRWRMRLHIQVDPEKPLSKRAVLKEPVAQEQPQILGKNEPIPPNAMIKPNANDAQVLMWRPKNGDPVVVIPPKY
- the fam78ab gene encoding family with sequence similarity 78 member Ab isoform X1, with translation MRLSSPPDLWTLLWIVLQFNAMGCIQSIRCKPKSFRDSIIVLELNTSIDSSPTSIDEASSVVLRYRTPHFRANARILVPPVATKETWTIGWIQACNHMEFFNTYGDKGMSSWELPDLRDGKIQAISDSDGVNYPWYGNTTETFTVVGPTKKDSKFTVSMNDNFYPSVTWGVPVSESNVPQLSSIHRDQSFTTWLVAINQATSETLVLQTIRWRMRLHIQVDPEKPLSKRAVLKEPVAQEQPQILGKNEPIPPNAMIKPNANDAQVLMWRPKNGDPVVVIPPKY